The window TTATggtgtataatttattttcgtGGATTTGAAATATTATAGGAAAGACAACATTTGTCAAGAGACATCGAACTGGAGAGTTTGAGAAGAAATATGAGCGTGAGTACCTTGGAATTTTGTTATGTTTCCTGTGTTTATTTGTGAATCTgactgtttttttatttatctttatgaTTAGCAACCATTGGTGTGGAGGTTCACCCATTGGATTTCTTTACCAACTGTGGGAAGATCAGGTTTTATTGTTGGGATACAGCTGGGCAAGAGAAATTTGGTGGTCTTAGGGATGGATATTAGTAAGTGTGCCATGTTGTTTTTTCTATAAGATCTAAGTGAATCTTGAATCTTGGTTCATGTGTATGATGTTATATACATTTTCCATCTTTTTTATGATTGCCCATGGATTTACTGGTTCAGGAGTTTCTTTAATTTCAGTTATCCAAAGCTagctttcaaaccatttttttatCTAGGGTACAATTTTATTGTGGGTTAAATGTATTGGTTAGTTTTGCAATATAATCAGCAAAAATAATCAGTACTATGACTATCAAtagtgaaaataattaatattataaagtgTTATTGTGACTAATGTAGTGAAGATCTATAGCAGATTGATAGGTGTTCATTACATTGATACTTCATAATTAGCATCATCTAGCAAATTCATTTTCATCACTTGCTTTTTTTTCATCTAGGTACTAATaagtcatttttaaataatgttttagttGAATTAAGCTAAATGTTGGGTATTTACAATTTCATGAATAGTAATAGCCACATGAGTTTTGATTTGGATTTTTCTGTGTAAATCTATTATAATTTTGCCTTATATATTTGGCTTTTCTACAGCATCCATGGACAGTGTGCTATCATCATGTTTGATGTAACAGCAAGATTGACATACAAGAATGTCCCAACATGGCATCGGGATCTTTGCCGGTGTGTTATAGGAATACTTTCATTCTGaacatttttgtttattaaaagaATGATCATCAAGACTTACATTTTGACATATATCAAACTTTTCAGGGTGTGTGAGAATATCCCAATTGTGTTATGTGGGAACAAGGTTGATGTGAAGAACAGGCAAGTAAAGGCAAAGCAAGTCACATTTCATAGAAAAAAGAACTTGCAGTACTATGAGATTTCAGCCAAGAGTAATTACAATTATGAGAAACCCTTCCTTTACCTTGCCCGTAAACTAGCTGGGTAAGTAACATTATAAGGTTTCTATTTGTTAGAACTTCAGGTTTctgttttaacattaaaaacTCTTCCATTTTGCAGTGATCCTAACTTACATTTCGTGGAGATGCCAGCACTTCTTCCACCAGAAGTTACCATTGATATGGCTGCTCAACAACAGTAAGTGTTTCAATGTCAACATCTGTTGGGTTTTTATTTAGCCTATTATGAAATTAGTATTTTGTCATGCTATATCTCATTGTAAAATTGCCAAATTAGCATGTTATGAATTTTTCAGATCATGAACTTGAAAAAAACATGTAACTTAACAGCATATGCattttagaaaatcattgatgaTTTCTTGATACATTGTTTTTTATGTGAATCTTGCAGGCATGAAGCTGAGCTTGCTGCAGCTGCAAATCAGCCTCTtccagatgatgatgatgatgcattTGAGTAGAAGAAGAGAGATTTGTTTGGTTCCCTTCCCCTTTGTTTGAATGGTGATTTTCTTTTGTGTCTTTGTTGAGATTGTGTCCCAGTCTTTTGAAACTTTTTAATGTGTGTGGTGTTCCAATATGATGAGCTCATATCATATAGAAACGGGTTTCTCTTGAGTTTTTGGCCATTTAGCCGGATTTTGTATGGAAAGCCATAATCAGATTTGGAATTTTTAGTTTTAGCTTGTGATTGTTACAACATTCTTATTATATGGTAGTGTAgttaattgtgtttttatttcATAACTTTTGctgtgtttgtgtttgtgtttgccTCTCATAGTAAGAAAGTATTCTGGATTGCTTTTGTTTCTGTTGCAAAACAGCTGTTGTTTTGATCTTGTTAAAAGCAACAATTGCTGATGCTTAGATGGAGTTAGAGAAATATCAATCCAAGATGATGAAAATCATCAAGGTTTTGATGCTGTTGATATCAGGTTGGTGAAATGATTATTGTTGATTTTTATTTCTTGTCAAAGGTTTGTATTAGGACTTATTTTCTTCCTATAGAAAATTCACTTAAAGGAGTGTTTCcagttttttgaaattttaacttAAACTCGACAACTCATCTAAAACATTCATTCAGTAGATGTGTTCTGTTCTCGAgtttaagttaattttcttatgagatgaatggtaagaaattttgtttttttcaatttattaataatgtctTCCCAATCTCTATTTATGTTTTTGGAAAATGGGGGAGGTTgagatatttattaatttttatcaatattaaataattttattttgttaatttggtttttttatatccaaatatttaaatcataagATTTAgtattcatatattaatttttaaatttatacacTGCCttatattatgatttaaaaaataataattttacctaTTGAAGTAAAATAACACACTATAGAATCGtttaattctaattataaagattttttcaTTTAGATTGATaagtaaaacaattttttaaataagcttATGAATTTCAATTGAATATAATGTCATTAAAATATTTCCTATAATTACAATTTCTATAAGTAAATAGTTGAagagaaattgaaattattattttcttatttatttatttatctattttattttgattagtgagacgttttttcattaattaataaccCATATTCTTATATTCTGTCCTAAACTTTCAAAAAGTTGAACTTgagaaaaatcaaattaatacaTTGTAATAAGATAAACATGTAACAATTCAAAAAATTCTCCTACACATTTTTTtagcaatttttttttcttccttccTTTAATAAACAGTTGAGATATGTATTGATGGTATCTAAGAACTTACTTTCCGATCACCATGAAAAGTGGGTCACCCTATGAACCTTGTTGAACTAGATTCCTTGTTAGCGGCCCTATGCTTAAGGCTGTAGGGTAGAAGGCCGCCTAAGAAAGGAAACCTATTCGTCTCTTCTCGCATTGAAAGTTAAAGGTCGCTAACCTAGGCAAAAAGATAGGCGGGAAGGTACTATACGTAGGTCTAAAGGTGAAAAAAGGTTGAATTAGGTGGATAAGATCCTTTTTCGTTAGATGGATCCTTAGAAGAATGACTTGTACTCGTCTTCGCTCGTGATTTCTTAGTGCCAAGCGTCAACCGCACGCCCTAACACAGCCTTTCCCTATGAATCTTGAATGCTTCCTTTTTGACTTGAAATTCTTTTCCTTTATCCTTTCAATAATTTCAACTTGCTTGTAAACATAGTTA is drawn from Impatiens glandulifera chromosome 3, dImpGla2.1, whole genome shotgun sequence and contains these coding sequences:
- the LOC124931738 gene encoding GTP-binding nuclear protein Ran-3-like — translated: MALPNQQTVDYPSFKLVLVGDGGTGKTTFVKRHRTGEFEKKYEPTIGVEVHPLDFFTNCGKIRFYCWDTAGQEKFGGLRDGYYIHGQCAIIMFDVTARLTYKNVPTWHRDLCRVCENIPIVLCGNKVDVKNRQVKAKQVTFHRKKNLQYYEISAKSNYNYEKPFLYLARKLAGDPNLHFVEMPALLPPEVTIDMAAQQQHEAELAAAANQPLPDDDDDAFE